A single genomic interval of Ischnura elegans chromosome 3, ioIscEleg1.1, whole genome shotgun sequence harbors:
- the LOC124156238 gene encoding DNA ligase 1-like isoform X3: MPAANAGRGGGAGGGAAAPGQRTVFRPPWVKDGSEAAAPPPPTGPPWRRQSRSAAPADDAASGAANNSSSGPAKSSVVDAAPAADKKVKVIPIARPDEGKAASGEGEARRTRAPGKTQSSAPEAKVIPIKMVDETPPAAEKKSKVIPIQRVDSNAREEPVSRRSRAAETNEAPPSRGRLQRQETGGRSEVERRPGREDGGQPVENGFPANRRTSQPQQKAPPKPPEMQRQQSQPKGRPDRSPAAPPPPPPPPPMAPAPPPMPSGDIKRQDLTQERKAKIEALRSRPRRRPDWAEMMKEVESGIKLKHVQCNDRSKPLLPKVKAKGQFIYETEQKNIHNQLLNQIQQGVRLKKAETNDRSRPNLEGLRKFRRQMTIEEQIQQAEEEAAVEPDELDDIDKVRDDLQSTKQMLALELANKVQAEKENRLLQAKVFAIEEQLEKERERARKAEEERDRLKEATDCGIPGIGDPLDALRAQVALAGKTAYDYQQKYQDACRRLELTKATLEDEEHKVLLLEKKLEAALKGKEGSGPTAPTCTVAVQTDPVVVVGSEVIPLTKQPSRKEIARAVAAAAAQQLPKQQDGKTEEEDEESEYTEESCSGSEEESEDEEAKAERRHQREMKMLASKLKSYREKEGSAKKERRALKEQHGRLTKTLNTEKSKYRKLQKEVDKMAKLMKEGDDDEEEEEEAEEEEEESSEEESSEEESSEEEDDTTIPPEDPKAPPEKKTFRFEQMIKKHENSLAALKKGNYMLKANIDRLKDELEKQKEMYVSLQEDLNSVLAELG, encoded by the exons ATGCCAGCCGCGAACGCCGGAAGGGGCGGTGGGGCGGGAGGAGGGGCCGCAGCCCCCGGTCAGCGCACCGTCTTCCGGCCCCCGTGGGTCAAGGACGGCTCGGAGGCAGCCGCCCCGCCCCCGCCCACGGGCCCGCCGTGGAGGCGGCAGAGCAGATCGGCCGCCCCCGCCGATGATGCGGCCTCCGGGGCCGCCAACAACAGCAGCAGCGGGCCCGCCAAAAGCAGCGTGGTGGACGCGGCGCCGGCGGCCGACAAGAAGGTGAAGGTGATTCCGATCGCGAGGCCTGACGAGGGCAAGGCGGCCTCTGGCGAGGGCGAGGCGAGGAGGACGAGGGCCCCGGGCAAGACGCAATCGTCCGCGCCGGAGGCAAAAGTCATCCCCATCAAAATGGTGGACGAGACGCCTCCTGCCG CAGAAAAGAAGTCGAAGGTGATACCAATCCAGAGAGTGGACAGCAATGCGAGAGAGGAACCTGTCAGCAGAAGGTCGAGGGCGGCGGAGACGAACGAGGCACCGCCCTCTAGGGGGAGATTGCAGCGGCAGGAGACTGGAGGCAGGTCGGAGGTCGAGAGGAGGCCGGGCCGGGAGGACGGAGGTCAGCCCGTTGAGAACGGTTTCCCGGCCAACCGGAGGACGAGCCAGCCACAGCAGAAGGCGCCTCCGAAGCCCCCGGAGATGCAGAGGCAGCAGAGCCAGCCCAAGGGCAGGCCGGACAGGAGCCCAGCCGCACCACCGCCCCCGCCACCCCCACCACCGATGGCCCCCGCACCGCCACCCATGCCATCTGGCGACATCA AGCGACAGGACTTGACTCAGGAGAGGAAGGCGAAGATTGAGGCGCTGCGGAGCCGGCCGAGGAGGAGACCCGATTGGGCGGAGATGATGAAGGAGGTGGAGAGCGGCATCAAGCTGAAGCACGTGCAGTGCAACGACCGCAGCAAGCCGCTGTTGCCCAAAGTGAAGGCCAAGGGACAG TTCATTTATGAGACTGAGCAAAAGAATATTCACAACCAGTTGCTCAATCAGATCCAGCAAGGAGTAAGACTCAAGAAAGCAGAAACAAATGATAGAAGTAGACCTAATCTGGAAG GTCTCCGAAAGTTCCGCAGACAGATGACAATTGAAGAGCAAATCCAACAGGCTGAAGAAGAAGCTGCAGTGGAACCTGATGAGCTCGATGACATAGACAAAGTTCGTGATGACCTCCAGTCCACAAAGCAGATGCTAGCTCTTGAATTGGCAAATAAGGTACAAGCTGAAAAGGAGAACCGACTGCTACAGGCAAAAGTGTTTGCGATCGAAGAGCAGctggaaaaagagagagaaagggcaAGAAAGGCTGAGGAAGAGAGGGATCGGCTCAAGGAAGCCACAGATTGTGGCATCCCTGGAATTGGAGATCCTCTTGATGCACTTAG GGCTCAAGTGGCACTGGCTGGAAAGACTGCCTATGACTACCAACAGAAGTACCAGGATGCCTGCAGGAGGTTAGAACTGACCAAAGCAACCCTCGAGGATGAGGAACACAAGGTTCTTCTCCTAGAGAAGAAACTAGAAGCTGCACTGAAAGGAAAGGAGGGAAGTGGCCCCACAGCTCCAACCTGCACCGTTGCAGTACAGACTGACCCTGTGGTGGTAGTTGGGAGCGAAGTCATCCCCCTGACAAAGCAGCCCTCGAGAAAGGAGATTGCAAGGGCTGTGGCCGCCGCTGCTGCCCAACAGTTGCCCAAGCAGCAAGACGGAAAGACTGAAGAGGAAGACGAAGAGTCTGAGTACACTGAGGAAAGCTGCTCCGGCTCCGAAGAGGAGAGCGAGGACGAGGAGGCCAAGGCAGAGCGAAGACATCAACGGGAGATGAAAATGCTTGCCTCCAAGCTCAAGTCGTACCGGGAAAAAGAGGGATCAGCCAAAAAGGAGAGACGAGCGCTGAAGGAACAGCACGGTAGGCTTACAAAGACACTTAATACAGAGAAATCAAAGTACAGGAAACTACAAAAAGAGGTGGATAAGATGGCGAAACTGATGAAGGAAGGAGATGATgatgaagaggaagaggaggaagcagaagaggaagaggaggagtcGAGTGAAGAGGAATCAAGCGAGGAGGAGTCGAGTGAGGAGGAGGATGACACAACCATTCCGCC
- the LOC124156238 gene encoding DNA ligase 1-like isoform X1: MVFIYQMPAANAGRGGGAGGGAAAPGQRTVFRPPWVKDGSEAAAPPPPTGPPWRRQSRSAAPADDAASGAANNSSSGPAKSSVVDAAPAADKKVKVIPIARPDEGKAASGEGEARRTRAPGKTQSSAPEAKVIPIKMVDETPPAAEKKSKVIPIQRVDSNAREEPVSRRSRAAETNEAPPSRGRLQRQETGGRSEVERRPGREDGGQPVENGFPANRRTSQPQQKAPPKPPEMQRQQSQPKGRPDRSPAAPPPPPPPPPMAPAPPPMPSGDIKRQDLTQERKAKIEALRSRPRRRPDWAEMMKEVESGIKLKHVQCNDRSKPLLPKVKAKGQFIYETEQKNIHNQLLNQIQQGVRLKKAETNDRSRPNLEGLRKFRRQMTIEEQIQQAEEEAAVEPDELDDIDKVRDDLQSTKQMLALELANKVQAEKENRLLQAKVFAIEEQLEKERERARKAEEERDRLKEATDCGIPGIGDPLDALRAQVALAGKTAYDYQQKYQDACRRLELTKATLEDEEHKVLLLEKKLEAALKGKEGSGPTAPTCTVAVQTDPVVVVGSEVIPLTKQPSRKEIARAVAAAAAQQLPKQQDGKTEEEDEESEYTEESCSGSEEESEDEEAKAERRHQREMKMLASKLKSYREKEGSAKKERRALKEQHGRLTKTLNTEKSKYRKLQKEVDKMAKLMKEGDDDEEEEEEAEEEEEESSEEESSEEESSEEEDDTTIPPEDPKAPPEKKTFRFEQMIKKHENSLAALKKGNYMLKANIDRLKDELEKQKEMYVSLQEDLNSVLAELG; the protein is encoded by the exons AT gGTTTTCATCTACCAGATGCCAGCCGCGAACGCCGGAAGGGGCGGTGGGGCGGGAGGAGGGGCCGCAGCCCCCGGTCAGCGCACCGTCTTCCGGCCCCCGTGGGTCAAGGACGGCTCGGAGGCAGCCGCCCCGCCCCCGCCCACGGGCCCGCCGTGGAGGCGGCAGAGCAGATCGGCCGCCCCCGCCGATGATGCGGCCTCCGGGGCCGCCAACAACAGCAGCAGCGGGCCCGCCAAAAGCAGCGTGGTGGACGCGGCGCCGGCGGCCGACAAGAAGGTGAAGGTGATTCCGATCGCGAGGCCTGACGAGGGCAAGGCGGCCTCTGGCGAGGGCGAGGCGAGGAGGACGAGGGCCCCGGGCAAGACGCAATCGTCCGCGCCGGAGGCAAAAGTCATCCCCATCAAAATGGTGGACGAGACGCCTCCTGCCG CAGAAAAGAAGTCGAAGGTGATACCAATCCAGAGAGTGGACAGCAATGCGAGAGAGGAACCTGTCAGCAGAAGGTCGAGGGCGGCGGAGACGAACGAGGCACCGCCCTCTAGGGGGAGATTGCAGCGGCAGGAGACTGGAGGCAGGTCGGAGGTCGAGAGGAGGCCGGGCCGGGAGGACGGAGGTCAGCCCGTTGAGAACGGTTTCCCGGCCAACCGGAGGACGAGCCAGCCACAGCAGAAGGCGCCTCCGAAGCCCCCGGAGATGCAGAGGCAGCAGAGCCAGCCCAAGGGCAGGCCGGACAGGAGCCCAGCCGCACCACCGCCCCCGCCACCCCCACCACCGATGGCCCCCGCACCGCCACCCATGCCATCTGGCGACATCA AGCGACAGGACTTGACTCAGGAGAGGAAGGCGAAGATTGAGGCGCTGCGGAGCCGGCCGAGGAGGAGACCCGATTGGGCGGAGATGATGAAGGAGGTGGAGAGCGGCATCAAGCTGAAGCACGTGCAGTGCAACGACCGCAGCAAGCCGCTGTTGCCCAAAGTGAAGGCCAAGGGACAG TTCATTTATGAGACTGAGCAAAAGAATATTCACAACCAGTTGCTCAATCAGATCCAGCAAGGAGTAAGACTCAAGAAAGCAGAAACAAATGATAGAAGTAGACCTAATCTGGAAG GTCTCCGAAAGTTCCGCAGACAGATGACAATTGAAGAGCAAATCCAACAGGCTGAAGAAGAAGCTGCAGTGGAACCTGATGAGCTCGATGACATAGACAAAGTTCGTGATGACCTCCAGTCCACAAAGCAGATGCTAGCTCTTGAATTGGCAAATAAGGTACAAGCTGAAAAGGAGAACCGACTGCTACAGGCAAAAGTGTTTGCGATCGAAGAGCAGctggaaaaagagagagaaagggcaAGAAAGGCTGAGGAAGAGAGGGATCGGCTCAAGGAAGCCACAGATTGTGGCATCCCTGGAATTGGAGATCCTCTTGATGCACTTAG GGCTCAAGTGGCACTGGCTGGAAAGACTGCCTATGACTACCAACAGAAGTACCAGGATGCCTGCAGGAGGTTAGAACTGACCAAAGCAACCCTCGAGGATGAGGAACACAAGGTTCTTCTCCTAGAGAAGAAACTAGAAGCTGCACTGAAAGGAAAGGAGGGAAGTGGCCCCACAGCTCCAACCTGCACCGTTGCAGTACAGACTGACCCTGTGGTGGTAGTTGGGAGCGAAGTCATCCCCCTGACAAAGCAGCCCTCGAGAAAGGAGATTGCAAGGGCTGTGGCCGCCGCTGCTGCCCAACAGTTGCCCAAGCAGCAAGACGGAAAGACTGAAGAGGAAGACGAAGAGTCTGAGTACACTGAGGAAAGCTGCTCCGGCTCCGAAGAGGAGAGCGAGGACGAGGAGGCCAAGGCAGAGCGAAGACATCAACGGGAGATGAAAATGCTTGCCTCCAAGCTCAAGTCGTACCGGGAAAAAGAGGGATCAGCCAAAAAGGAGAGACGAGCGCTGAAGGAACAGCACGGTAGGCTTACAAAGACACTTAATACAGAGAAATCAAAGTACAGGAAACTACAAAAAGAGGTGGATAAGATGGCGAAACTGATGAAGGAAGGAGATGATgatgaagaggaagaggaggaagcagaagaggaagaggaggagtcGAGTGAAGAGGAATCAAGCGAGGAGGAGTCGAGTGAGGAGGAGGATGACACAACCATTCCGCC
- the LOC124156238 gene encoding titin-like isoform X2, protein MVFIYQMPAANAGRGGGAGGGAAAPGQRTVFRPPWVKDGSEAAAPPPPTGPPWRRQSRSAAPADDAASGAANNSSSGPAKSSVVDAAPAADKKVKVIPIARPDEGKAASGEGEARRTRAPGKTQSSAPEAKVIPIKMVDETPPAEKKSKVIPIQRVDSNAREEPVSRRSRAAETNEAPPSRGRLQRQETGGRSEVERRPGREDGGQPVENGFPANRRTSQPQQKAPPKPPEMQRQQSQPKGRPDRSPAAPPPPPPPPPMAPAPPPMPSGDIKRQDLTQERKAKIEALRSRPRRRPDWAEMMKEVESGIKLKHVQCNDRSKPLLPKVKAKGQFIYETEQKNIHNQLLNQIQQGVRLKKAETNDRSRPNLEGLRKFRRQMTIEEQIQQAEEEAAVEPDELDDIDKVRDDLQSTKQMLALELANKVQAEKENRLLQAKVFAIEEQLEKERERARKAEEERDRLKEATDCGIPGIGDPLDALRAQVALAGKTAYDYQQKYQDACRRLELTKATLEDEEHKVLLLEKKLEAALKGKEGSGPTAPTCTVAVQTDPVVVVGSEVIPLTKQPSRKEIARAVAAAAAQQLPKQQDGKTEEEDEESEYTEESCSGSEEESEDEEAKAERRHQREMKMLASKLKSYREKEGSAKKERRALKEQHGRLTKTLNTEKSKYRKLQKEVDKMAKLMKEGDDDEEEEEEAEEEEEESSEEESSEEESSEEEDDTTIPPEDPKAPPEKKTFRFEQMIKKHENSLAALKKGNYMLKANIDRLKDELEKQKEMYVSLQEDLNSVLAELG, encoded by the exons AT gGTTTTCATCTACCAGATGCCAGCCGCGAACGCCGGAAGGGGCGGTGGGGCGGGAGGAGGGGCCGCAGCCCCCGGTCAGCGCACCGTCTTCCGGCCCCCGTGGGTCAAGGACGGCTCGGAGGCAGCCGCCCCGCCCCCGCCCACGGGCCCGCCGTGGAGGCGGCAGAGCAGATCGGCCGCCCCCGCCGATGATGCGGCCTCCGGGGCCGCCAACAACAGCAGCAGCGGGCCCGCCAAAAGCAGCGTGGTGGACGCGGCGCCGGCGGCCGACAAGAAGGTGAAGGTGATTCCGATCGCGAGGCCTGACGAGGGCAAGGCGGCCTCTGGCGAGGGCGAGGCGAGGAGGACGAGGGCCCCGGGCAAGACGCAATCGTCCGCGCCGGAGGCAAAAGTCATCCCCATCAAAATGGTGGACGAGACGCCTCCTGCCG AAAAGAAGTCGAAGGTGATACCAATCCAGAGAGTGGACAGCAATGCGAGAGAGGAACCTGTCAGCAGAAGGTCGAGGGCGGCGGAGACGAACGAGGCACCGCCCTCTAGGGGGAGATTGCAGCGGCAGGAGACTGGAGGCAGGTCGGAGGTCGAGAGGAGGCCGGGCCGGGAGGACGGAGGTCAGCCCGTTGAGAACGGTTTCCCGGCCAACCGGAGGACGAGCCAGCCACAGCAGAAGGCGCCTCCGAAGCCCCCGGAGATGCAGAGGCAGCAGAGCCAGCCCAAGGGCAGGCCGGACAGGAGCCCAGCCGCACCACCGCCCCCGCCACCCCCACCACCGATGGCCCCCGCACCGCCACCCATGCCATCTGGCGACATCA AGCGACAGGACTTGACTCAGGAGAGGAAGGCGAAGATTGAGGCGCTGCGGAGCCGGCCGAGGAGGAGACCCGATTGGGCGGAGATGATGAAGGAGGTGGAGAGCGGCATCAAGCTGAAGCACGTGCAGTGCAACGACCGCAGCAAGCCGCTGTTGCCCAAAGTGAAGGCCAAGGGACAG TTCATTTATGAGACTGAGCAAAAGAATATTCACAACCAGTTGCTCAATCAGATCCAGCAAGGAGTAAGACTCAAGAAAGCAGAAACAAATGATAGAAGTAGACCTAATCTGGAAG GTCTCCGAAAGTTCCGCAGACAGATGACAATTGAAGAGCAAATCCAACAGGCTGAAGAAGAAGCTGCAGTGGAACCTGATGAGCTCGATGACATAGACAAAGTTCGTGATGACCTCCAGTCCACAAAGCAGATGCTAGCTCTTGAATTGGCAAATAAGGTACAAGCTGAAAAGGAGAACCGACTGCTACAGGCAAAAGTGTTTGCGATCGAAGAGCAGctggaaaaagagagagaaagggcaAGAAAGGCTGAGGAAGAGAGGGATCGGCTCAAGGAAGCCACAGATTGTGGCATCCCTGGAATTGGAGATCCTCTTGATGCACTTAG GGCTCAAGTGGCACTGGCTGGAAAGACTGCCTATGACTACCAACAGAAGTACCAGGATGCCTGCAGGAGGTTAGAACTGACCAAAGCAACCCTCGAGGATGAGGAACACAAGGTTCTTCTCCTAGAGAAGAAACTAGAAGCTGCACTGAAAGGAAAGGAGGGAAGTGGCCCCACAGCTCCAACCTGCACCGTTGCAGTACAGACTGACCCTGTGGTGGTAGTTGGGAGCGAAGTCATCCCCCTGACAAAGCAGCCCTCGAGAAAGGAGATTGCAAGGGCTGTGGCCGCCGCTGCTGCCCAACAGTTGCCCAAGCAGCAAGACGGAAAGACTGAAGAGGAAGACGAAGAGTCTGAGTACACTGAGGAAAGCTGCTCCGGCTCCGAAGAGGAGAGCGAGGACGAGGAGGCCAAGGCAGAGCGAAGACATCAACGGGAGATGAAAATGCTTGCCTCCAAGCTCAAGTCGTACCGGGAAAAAGAGGGATCAGCCAAAAAGGAGAGACGAGCGCTGAAGGAACAGCACGGTAGGCTTACAAAGACACTTAATACAGAGAAATCAAAGTACAGGAAACTACAAAAAGAGGTGGATAAGATGGCGAAACTGATGAAGGAAGGAGATGATgatgaagaggaagaggaggaagcagaagaggaagaggaggagtcGAGTGAAGAGGAATCAAGCGAGGAGGAGTCGAGTGAGGAGGAGGATGACACAACCATTCCGCC